In Synergistota bacterium, one genomic interval encodes:
- the meaB gene encoding methylmalonyl Co-A mutase-associated GTPase MeaB, giving the protein MDIVEKALRGDFLAIAKLISIVEDDEENGKKILKEIYPFTGKAHYIGVTGAPGVGKSTLVDKIITYLREENKKVGVIAVDPSSPFSGGAFLGDRLRMQRHATDPGVFIRSMGSRGALGGLAKTTINVAKVLDAGGFDFVIVETVGAGQNEIDVVKVADTVIIVLVPGMGDEVQIIKAGIMEIGDIFVVNKADKEGAQKLVRELEVWIEFGYKGRSWIPPVLMTIAEDGAGIDKLVEEIKKHQRYLHESGELDKRRKVKTMEEIDKAVEDAIRRRIMLKLNNNLIDNYVSLVLAKKTDPYSIAEELVNRLLKGGEKYENC; this is encoded by the coding sequence ATGGATATAGTAGAGAAAGCGCTGCGAGGAGATTTTTTGGCTATAGCTAAGTTAATAAGTATTGTTGAAGATGACGAAGAGAATGGGAAAAAGATATTGAAGGAGATCTATCCTTTTACGGGTAAAGCTCACTATATAGGTGTTACTGGAGCCCCTGGTGTTGGTAAAAGCACTTTAGTGGATAAAATTATAACTTATCTTAGGGAAGAAAATAAGAAGGTAGGGGTAATTGCTGTAGATCCATCAAGTCCTTTTTCTGGAGGAGCTTTTCTTGGAGATAGGTTACGTATGCAAAGACATGCTACTGATCCAGGGGTTTTTATAAGAAGCATGGGGTCGAGGGGGGCCTTAGGAGGGCTAGCTAAAACGACAATAAACGTTGCAAAGGTTTTAGATGCAGGTGGTTTTGACTTTGTTATAGTTGAAACAGTTGGAGCTGGTCAAAATGAGATAGATGTAGTTAAAGTAGCAGATACAGTTATAATAGTTCTTGTACCTGGTATGGGAGATGAGGTTCAAATAATAAAGGCAGGCATAATGGAGATTGGAGATATATTTGTTGTTAATAAGGCAGATAAAGAGGGTGCTCAAAAATTAGTAAGGGAGCTCGAAGTTTGGATTGAGTTTGGTTATAAGGGTAGATCGTGGATTCCTCCTGTTTTGATGACGATAGCTGAGGACGGAGCTGGTATTGATAAGCTTGTAGAAGAGATAAAAAAGCATCAAAGGTACCTTCACGAAAGTGGAGAGTTGGATAAGAGAAGAAAAGTAAAGACTATGGAGGAGATTGATAAGGCGGTAGAAGATGCTATAAGGAGGAGAATTATGCTTAAACTAAATAATAATTTAATAGATAACTATGTGAGTTTGGTTCTGGCTAAGAAAACGGATCCTTATAGTATTGCTGAGGAGTTAGTGAATAGACTATTGAAAGGGGGAGAAAAGTATGAAAACTGTTAA
- a CDS encoding cobalamin B12-binding domain-containing protein, which produces MYEGKIRVLIAKPGLDGHDRGAKVIARGLRDAGMEVIYTGLRQTPEQIVQAAIQEDVDVIGLSILSGAHEYYCRKVLELLREKGLNNVILIVGGVIPPEDIPTLKEIGVSEVFGPGTPISQVVEFIRQVVKR; this is translated from the coding sequence ATGTATGAGGGCAAAATAAGAGTTCTGATAGCTAAGCCTGGTCTTGATGGTCATGATAGAGGTGCTAAGGTTATAGCTAGAGGGCTTAGAGATGCTGGTATGGAAGTGATATATACGGGATTGAGACAAACCCCCGAACAGATAGTTCAAGCCGCCATTCAAGAGGATGTGGACGTGATAGGTTTAAGCATTCTTTCAGGTGCTCATGAGTATTACTGTAGGAAAGTTCTCGAACTTCTTAGAGAAAAGGGCTTAAACAATGTGATCTTGATCGTCGGAGGGGTTATTCCTCCAGAGGATATACCTACACTTAAGGAAATAGGAGTTTCAGAGGTGTTTGGTCCTGGTACTCCTATATCGCAGGTGGTAGAATTTATAAGGCAGGTAGTTAAAAGGTGA
- a CDS encoding methylmalonyl-CoA mutase family protein yields the protein MFDKEALERIKVKKEEWERENVNKTLTKNPEMKKEFKTGSNITVERLYTPADISDMEYLESLNFPGEYPFTRGIQPTMYRGRFWTMRQYAGFGTAEESNKRYKYLLEQGQTGLSIAFDLPTQIGYDSDHPLAQGEVGKVGVAVDSLEDMEILFDGIPLDKVSTSMTINAPAAIIWAMYLAVAEKQGVSFDKLEGTIQNDILKEYIARGTFIFPPKPSMRLITDTFEFGSEYVPKWNTISISGYHIREAGATAVQEVAFTLADGIAYVEAAIKKGLDPNIFGQRLSFFFNAHNDFLEEIAKFRAARRLWAKIMKERFGVTNPRAMMLRFHTQTGGSTLTAQQPLNNIVRVAIQALAAVLGGTQSLHTNSYDEALALPTEESVRIALRTQQIIAYESGVTNTIDPLAGSYYVEWLTNKIEEEAKKLIDKIDELGGMIEAIEAGFIQKEIQDSAYRYQLEIERGERIIVGVNKFQIEEDLSNLKLLKVDPSIAEKQVKRLRELKQKRDNIRVKNVLEDLKKAAADESLNLMPYFLEAVKAYATEGEICDVLRDVFGVYVEKIVL from the coding sequence GTGTTTGATAAAGAAGCTTTAGAAAGAATCAAAGTTAAAAAAGAGGAGTGGGAAAGGGAAAACGTTAATAAGACTCTTACTAAAAATCCAGAAATGAAAAAGGAATTTAAGACAGGCTCTAATATAACAGTAGAAAGACTTTACACTCCTGCAGATATAAGTGATATGGAATATCTCGAGTCTTTAAACTTTCCTGGGGAATATCCTTTCACTCGTGGTATTCAACCCACTATGTATAGGGGAAGGTTCTGGACGATGCGTCAGTATGCTGGTTTTGGAACTGCTGAAGAGTCTAACAAAAGGTACAAATACCTTTTAGAGCAGGGACAAACTGGATTAAGTATTGCCTTCGATCTTCCTACGCAGATAGGTTATGACTCTGATCATCCCTTGGCTCAGGGGGAAGTGGGTAAAGTAGGCGTAGCTGTGGACTCTCTTGAAGATATGGAGATTTTGTTTGATGGTATTCCTCTTGACAAGGTTAGTACATCTATGACCATAAATGCTCCTGCTGCTATAATATGGGCAATGTACTTGGCTGTAGCGGAGAAACAGGGGGTTTCCTTTGATAAGTTGGAGGGGACTATTCAGAATGACATTCTTAAAGAGTATATAGCGAGGGGAACCTTTATATTTCCGCCTAAACCATCTATGAGGTTGATTACGGATACGTTTGAATTTGGCAGTGAATATGTTCCAAAGTGGAATACCATAAGTATCAGTGGCTATCACATAAGAGAAGCTGGTGCTACCGCGGTTCAAGAGGTGGCGTTTACTCTTGCTGATGGAATTGCTTATGTAGAAGCTGCTATTAAAAAGGGTTTAGATCCGAATATTTTTGGGCAAAGGCTCTCTTTTTTCTTTAATGCTCATAATGATTTTCTTGAAGAAATAGCAAAGTTTAGAGCGGCCAGGAGACTCTGGGCTAAAATAATGAAAGAACGCTTTGGTGTAACCAATCCTCGAGCCATGATGCTTAGGTTTCATACCCAGACAGGAGGATCTACTTTAACTGCTCAGCAGCCCTTAAACAACATAGTTAGGGTTGCTATACAAGCTCTTGCTGCTGTTCTAGGAGGTACACAATCTCTTCACACCAATTCCTATGATGAGGCTCTAGCTTTGCCAACGGAGGAATCTGTAAGGATAGCCTTGAGGACTCAGCAAATAATAGCTTATGAGAGTGGAGTTACTAACACTATAGATCCTTTAGCGGGTTCTTACTATGTAGAGTGGTTAACAAACAAGATAGAGGAGGAAGCTAAAAAGCTTATAGATAAGATAGATGAGCTTGGTGGAATGATTGAAGCAATAGAAGCTGGCTTTATTCAAAAGGAGATACAAGATAGTGCTTATCGATACCAGCTTGAGATTGAAAGGGGAGAACGTATAATAGTAGGGGTTAATAAGTTTCAAATAGAGGAGGATTTGAGCAATCTTAAACTTCTTAAGGTGGATCCTTCTATAGCAGAGAAGCAAGTGAAAAGGCTAAGAGAGCTTAAGCAGAAAAGGGATAACATAAGGGTTAAAAACGTTCTGGAAGATTTGAAAAAGGCGGCAGCGGATGAAAGCCTTAATCTAATGCCTTATTTTTTAGAAGCGGTTAAGGCATATGCTACTGAAGGAGAAATCTGTGATGTTCTTAGGGATGTTTTTGGAGTTTATGTGGAGAAGATAGTTCTCTGA
- a CDS encoding RtcB family protein: protein MKVPGLIYADREILKGLEKEQVYDQVANVATLPGIIGYSYGMPDIHWGYGFPIGGVAAMRVEDGVISPGGVGYDISCGVRLLVSQLEKKDVESKIDLLINRLFGAIPCGVGEKGRISLKPNELDEVLSKGAVWAVEMGYGDKKDLQCIEEGGRMKRANPDKVSKKAKERGAPQLGTLGSGNHFLEVQYIEEVYLEDVANKWGLRKGIVTVMIHCGSRGLGHQVCDDYVRIMRNKMKAYGINVPDAQLACVPIKSREGEDYFQAMSAATNYAFANREVITHWVRDVFYNTFGSDAHLRLLYDVSHNIAHIEKHKWNGKEVEVCVHRKGATRAFGPGSTYIPEIYRDVGQPVIIPGSMGTPSYVLLGTKRAEEEAFASTCHGAGRVMSRHAAIRDLKGKDLIEELEEIGIKVKAREKGTIYEEAPEAYKDIDKVVDIVDRAGLSKKVVRLKPIGVIKG, encoded by the coding sequence ATGAAGGTCCCGGGCCTAATATATGCTGATAGAGAAATATTAAAAGGGTTGGAAAAAGAGCAAGTCTATGATCAGGTTGCCAATGTGGCTACTCTTCCTGGTATAATAGGCTATTCTTATGGTATGCCTGATATTCACTGGGGTTATGGTTTTCCAATAGGTGGAGTTGCTGCAATGCGAGTCGAGGATGGAGTTATATCTCCAGGCGGTGTCGGATATGATATATCTTGCGGTGTTAGGCTTCTTGTTAGTCAGCTTGAGAAAAAGGACGTGGAATCTAAAATAGATTTGCTTATAAACAGGCTTTTTGGAGCTATTCCATGTGGTGTTGGTGAAAAGGGAAGGATAAGCTTGAAGCCTAATGAGTTGGACGAAGTACTCTCGAAAGGTGCTGTCTGGGCCGTTGAAATGGGCTACGGAGATAAAAAGGACCTTCAGTGTATAGAGGAAGGCGGGAGAATGAAAAGAGCAAATCCTGATAAAGTTAGTAAGAAGGCTAAAGAAAGAGGAGCGCCTCAGCTTGGAACTCTTGGATCTGGGAATCATTTTTTAGAAGTTCAGTATATTGAAGAGGTTTACCTTGAGGATGTTGCAAATAAATGGGGTTTGAGAAAAGGTATTGTTACGGTGATGATTCATTGTGGATCAAGAGGTTTAGGGCATCAGGTTTGTGATGATTATGTAAGAATAATGAGGAACAAGATGAAGGCTTACGGTATAAATGTACCTGATGCTCAGCTAGCTTGTGTTCCGATAAAGTCTAGGGAGGGAGAAGATTACTTTCAAGCGATGTCTGCCGCAACAAATTATGCCTTTGCAAACAGGGAAGTTATAACTCATTGGGTTAGGGATGTGTTTTATAATACGTTTGGCAGTGATGCGCATCTTAGACTTCTCTATGATGTTTCTCATAACATAGCTCATATAGAAAAACACAAGTGGAATGGTAAAGAGGTGGAAGTTTGCGTTCACAGGAAGGGAGCAACAAGGGCTTTCGGACCAGGTTCTACTTATATACCTGAAATCTATAGAGATGTGGGACAACCTGTCATAATACCTGGTAGTATGGGAACCCCATCTTATGTGCTTTTAGGGACAAAGAGGGCAGAAGAAGAGGCTTTTGCTTCAACTTGTCATGGTGCAGGTAGGGTTATGAGTAGACATGCAGCTATAAGGGATTTGAAAGGAAAAGATTTAATAGAAGAGCTTGAGGAAATAGGAATTAAAGTTAAAGCGAGAGAAAAAGGAACTATCTATGAGGAGGCACCAGAGGCTTATAAGGATATAGACAAAGTCGTAGATATTGTTGATAGGGCAGGGCTATCTAAGAAAGTAGTTAGACTAAAGCCTATTGGGGTTATAAAAGGTTAA
- a CDS encoding B12-binding domain-containing radical SAM protein, with amino-acid sequence MLWEWRSEVSKYKEKERWLRSLWKPQGDLKWALVYPNFYGVGISNLGFLLIYGILVEDKDIFVSRFFKWDGFPPLSLEEGRSLNEFDIITFSLSYELDLINVVSILKAAGIPPLREDRREEKSPLIGVGGIFPTMNPFPLFPIADFIVCGEGEEVIKEISNVLKASIGKKKESILRDLADLEGVLVPDIKEFTARRWIKDLNSYFLVAPLYTPLNQFGGALLVELSRGCNRSCLFCPVRQCYKPFRFVSLDSIKRSLEDVPKDVKLGLISSVASDHPFFDDLLNYLLEEGRKVSFGSFRVEGISEKLLMLLKSSEQKIITLAPETGSEELRKRIGKDFSNELIEEKLSLVYKFGFKKVKLYFMIGLPMEEISDVESIVKMISKFRGSFKGLEMVININPFVPKPFTPFEEEPFLPIGEIRKRLKVLARIEGAELRTDGLKVAQLEALIARGGVEVGKALCLLGDKLSMKDLRKYIDVDAYLHGRFGKPWRDVIKS; translated from the coding sequence ATGCTTTGGGAGTGGAGAAGCGAAGTATCAAAATATAAGGAGAAGGAAAGATGGCTTAGGTCTTTGTGGAAACCCCAGGGTGATTTGAAGTGGGCTCTGGTTTATCCTAACTTTTATGGTGTTGGAATATCTAATCTCGGTTTTCTACTCATTTATGGAATACTAGTAGAGGATAAGGATATTTTTGTTTCAAGATTTTTTAAGTGGGATGGTTTCCCTCCTCTTTCTTTAGAAGAAGGAAGAAGCCTCAATGAATTTGATATAATTACTTTTTCTCTCTCCTATGAATTGGATTTGATCAACGTAGTTTCTATCCTTAAAGCTGCTGGTATTCCTCCACTTCGAGAGGATAGAAGGGAGGAGAAATCGCCTCTTATTGGTGTAGGAGGAATTTTCCCTACAATGAATCCATTTCCTCTTTTCCCTATAGCAGACTTTATAGTATGTGGTGAGGGAGAGGAAGTTATTAAGGAAATTTCTAACGTTCTCAAAGCTTCTATTGGTAAAAAGAAAGAATCTATTTTAAGGGATTTAGCGGATTTAGAGGGAGTATTGGTACCTGATATTAAGGAATTTACTGCTCGAAGATGGATTAAAGACTTAAATAGCTACTTCTTGGTTGCGCCTCTTTACACTCCCTTGAACCAGTTTGGAGGAGCTCTTTTGGTAGAATTAAGTAGAGGATGTAACAGGTCTTGCTTGTTCTGTCCTGTACGTCAATGTTATAAGCCTTTTAGGTTTGTGTCTCTAGATAGTATAAAGAGGTCATTAGAAGATGTTCCTAAAGACGTTAAACTTGGACTTATAAGTTCTGTAGCTTCTGATCATCCTTTTTTTGATGACTTATTAAACTATCTCCTAGAGGAAGGAAGAAAAGTGTCTTTCGGTTCTTTCCGGGTGGAAGGAATTTCCGAAAAGCTTCTTATGTTACTTAAATCTAGTGAGCAGAAGATAATAACGTTAGCACCCGAGACGGGAAGTGAAGAGTTGAGAAAAAGAATAGGTAAAGATTTCTCTAACGAGCTTATAGAAGAGAAGCTAAGTCTTGTTTATAAATTTGGTTTCAAAAAGGTTAAACTTTATTTTATGATAGGTTTACCTATGGAAGAAATATCTGATGTGGAAAGTATAGTAAAAATGATTAGTAAGTTTAGAGGTAGCTTTAAGGGGCTTGAGATGGTTATTAACATCAACCCTTTTGTTCCTAAACCTTTCACCCCTTTTGAGGAAGAGCCTTTTTTACCTATAGGTGAGATTCGGAAAAGACTTAAGGTACTTGCTAGGATTGAAGGAGCAGAGCTTCGAACGGATGGATTAAAGGTTGCTCAACTTGAAGCTTTAATTGCAAGAGGGGGCGTTGAAGTTGGGAAAGCTCTTTGCCTCCTTGGAGACAAGCTTTCGATGAAAGATCTTAGAAAATATATTGATGTTGATGCGTATTTGCATGGTAGGTTTGGTAAACCATGGAGAGATGTGATAAAATCTTAA
- the ftsZ gene encoding cell division protein FtsZ translates to MIEILKDEEGRKIGAEIRVIGVGGGGSNALNRMIEAGLNGVKFIAVNTDLQALSLSKAPIKLQIGEKLTRGLGAGANPEIGKKAAEEDRDKISEVLKGSDMVFITAGMGGGTGTGASPVIAEVAKELGILTVGVVTKPFSFEGRRRMFQAEEGIKLLREKVDALIVIPNDKLLDVADKNTSLLEAFRMADDVLRQGVQGISDLIMVPGLINVDFADVQTIMKDAGSALMGVGYGRGENKAVEAAKAAISSPLLESSIEGAKGILLNISGGMDLTLKEVNDAADLITKVADRDANIIFGAVIKEEMNDEIRITVIATGFGSKPSKVKPLMDLEGFSPIIDSEDIDIPPYLRRRREGSPPNIGHR, encoded by the coding sequence ATGATAGAGATATTAAAGGATGAAGAAGGGAGAAAAATCGGGGCTGAAATAAGGGTCATAGGTGTTGGTGGAGGAGGGAGTAACGCCCTAAATAGGATGATAGAGGCAGGTTTAAACGGTGTTAAGTTTATAGCAGTTAATACTGATTTGCAGGCCCTTAGTTTGTCGAAGGCTCCCATTAAGCTTCAAATAGGAGAAAAGCTGACGAGGGGGTTAGGAGCGGGGGCTAATCCGGAAATAGGTAAGAAGGCAGCCGAGGAAGACAGAGATAAAATATCTGAGGTTCTTAAAGGATCAGATATGGTTTTTATAACTGCTGGTATGGGTGGAGGAACAGGAACAGGAGCTTCTCCTGTTATTGCTGAGGTTGCAAAGGAGTTAGGCATACTGACTGTTGGTGTTGTTACTAAGCCATTTTCCTTTGAAGGTAGAAGGAGAATGTTTCAGGCTGAGGAAGGGATAAAACTTCTTAGGGAGAAGGTTGATGCTCTTATAGTTATACCTAATGATAAGCTTCTTGATGTTGCTGATAAAAATACTTCACTTCTTGAGGCTTTTAGGATGGCAGATGATGTCTTGAGACAAGGTGTTCAGGGGATTTCTGATTTAATAATGGTTCCAGGACTTATAAATGTGGATTTTGCTGATGTTCAAACTATTATGAAAGATGCTGGTTCTGCTTTAATGGGAGTAGGATATGGTAGAGGAGAAAATAAAGCTGTAGAGGCGGCAAAAGCTGCTATATCAAGTCCTCTTCTTGAAAGCTCTATAGAGGGAGCTAAGGGAATATTGCTTAATATTTCTGGTGGTATGGATTTAACGCTTAAGGAAGTTAATGACGCTGCAGATTTAATAACAAAAGTAGCAGACAGAGATGCTAATATAATATTCGGTGCGGTTATAAAGGAGGAAATGAATGATGAAATAAGGATTACTGTTATAGCTACTGGTTTTGGTTCTAAACCCAGCAAGGTTAAACCTTTAATGGACCTTGAAGGGTTTAGCCCGATAATAGATTCGGAGGATATCGATATCCCTCCATATCTTAGAAGAAGAAGAGAGGGAAGCCCACCAAATATAGGTCACAGGTAA
- the ftsA gene encoding cell division protein FtsA codes for MRGRPEAIVGLDIGTTKICALVAEPNESGELEVKGLSLVRSRGMRKGVIVDLDGVIDGVSKVISEVSQRSGVNVTSVYVGVAGSHISTLRNRGVTLVSGEAREITFADLNRVMEAAQTVSIPQDKKVIHILPMEFIVDGQRGIKDPVGMAGIKLEAEVLIILGSYTSIQSTVNCVTRAGLNLEGMLLEPIASAEAVLSPTEKELGALVVDIGGGTTDIAVFFEGNIRHAAVIPVGGDHITSDIAAIFKIPLNMAEEIKIKYGCASVDHAESGLDIELKTVLGKGGSGSKISHRELCDVIEARVGEIFLLVKENLKKSQCLMYLPAGVVLTGGVALLKGIDDLAMRILDLPVRVGKPREMGGLSEMISSPIFSTVVGLVKYGFQQRGSGEKNLKTNSVVGGGWLSKLKEKLIRMFVEFF; via the coding sequence ATGAGAGGAAGACCGGAGGCCATAGTTGGGCTTGATATAGGTACTACAAAAATTTGTGCTCTTGTTGCAGAACCTAATGAAAGTGGGGAGCTTGAAGTAAAAGGTTTAAGTCTTGTTAGGTCGAGAGGTATGAGAAAAGGGGTAATAGTGGACCTCGATGGAGTAATAGATGGGGTTAGCAAGGTTATCTCTGAAGTATCTCAAAGATCTGGAGTCAATGTAACAAGTGTTTATGTAGGTGTGGCGGGATCGCATATTTCTACATTGCGTAACCGTGGAGTTACTTTAGTAAGTGGGGAGGCCCGTGAAATTACTTTTGCGGATTTAAATAGAGTAATGGAAGCAGCTCAGACCGTTTCTATTCCTCAGGATAAGAAAGTTATACATATCTTACCTATGGAGTTTATAGTGGATGGACAAAGAGGAATAAAAGACCCTGTAGGTATGGCTGGAATAAAGCTTGAAGCGGAAGTTCTAATAATATTGGGTTCTTATACTTCCATTCAAAGTACTGTAAATTGTGTAACTAGAGCAGGGCTTAACCTCGAGGGTATGTTATTAGAGCCGATAGCTTCAGCTGAGGCTGTTTTATCTCCTACCGAGAAAGAGCTTGGTGCTCTTGTTGTAGATATTGGTGGTGGTACTACTGATATAGCTGTTTTCTTTGAAGGTAATATACGTCATGCTGCAGTTATACCTGTTGGTGGGGATCATATAACAAGTGATATAGCTGCTATATTTAAGATTCCGCTCAATATGGCGGAAGAGATAAAAATAAAGTATGGCTGTGCTTCTGTTGATCATGCTGAAAGTGGATTGGATATAGAGCTTAAGACTGTTTTAGGGAAAGGGGGTTCTGGAAGTAAAATATCCCATAGGGAGCTTTGTGATGTTATTGAAGCCAGGGTAGGAGAGATATTCCTTCTTGTTAAGGAAAACCTGAAGAAATCCCAATGTTTAATGTATTTGCCAGCAGGTGTAGTTTTAACTGGCGGAGTAGCTCTTTTGAAGGGAATAGATGATTTGGCTATGCGAATATTAGATTTACCTGTTAGGGTTGGTAAGCCAAGGGAGATGGGAGGATTATCGGAAATGATTTCGAGTCCCATATTTTCTACTGTTGTAGGTTTGGTTAAATATGGTTTTCAACAAAGGGGTTCCGGGGAAAAGAATTTAAAAACTAATTCTGTTGTAGGTGGAGGGTGGTTAAGTAAATTGAAAGAAAAGTTGATAAGAATGTTTGTTGAATTCTTTTAA
- a CDS encoding FtsQ-type POTRA domain-containing protein — MRFIFKLFVLITLGVGFYYFLFRSEYFKIKNCELKNGSSLTLEDLKKNHLLPIGENIWLIDEESIAFEIEKRWFVKVLEIRKKYPSSLIIRLEDQIPIAIVRAPNGLWLISVRGLLWPVLSVGKEYMKSLPKGLCVVTYYKEIVWFPGKETEDPNLINLLKLFSFLEKIEEVYIKENCFQIKKEDCEIFLPRSGDVSLSMYKLDKVRSKFPAKGKGLIFDLRFSDMVIVRERER, encoded by the coding sequence TTGCGATTTATATTTAAGCTATTTGTTCTTATAACTTTAGGTGTAGGTTTTTACTATTTTCTATTTAGATCGGAATATTTCAAAATAAAGAATTGTGAGCTTAAAAATGGTTCTTCGTTAACTTTAGAAGACTTAAAGAAAAATCATCTTCTTCCTATAGGGGAGAATATTTGGTTAATAGATGAAGAAAGTATAGCTTTTGAAATAGAAAAAAGGTGGTTTGTTAAGGTTTTAGAGATACGTAAAAAATATCCTTCTTCCTTGATTATAAGGTTAGAGGACCAGATTCCGATTGCTATTGTAAGGGCTCCTAATGGTTTATGGCTGATAAGTGTTAGAGGATTGCTTTGGCCAGTTTTAAGCGTTGGAAAAGAATACATGAAAAGCTTACCAAAAGGCTTATGCGTGGTAACTTATTATAAGGAAATTGTTTGGTTTCCTGGTAAAGAAACTGAGGATCCGAATTTGATAAATTTGTTGAAGTTGTTCTCTTTTTTGGAAAAGATTGAAGAAGTATATATAAAGGAAAATTGTTTTCAGATTAAGAAGGAGGATTGTGAAATTTTTCTCCCGCGAAGTGGGGATGTTTCCTTAAGCATGTATAAATTAGACAAGGTACGTAGTAAATTTCCTGCTAAAGGAAAGGGTTTGATTTTTGATCTGAGATTTAGTGATATGGTAATAGTAAGGGAGAGGGAAAGATGA
- the murB gene encoding UDP-N-acetylmuramate dehydrogenase — protein sequence MKIERLLSKIKGVILKGEALSNHTSIGIGGPADYLIIPEDVDDVRRTITFCNEAGINFLFVGHGSNILVGDDGFRGIVLKFSEGKNLQNVCFLDKFRIEAQAGVPLKRLINLSQEKGLSGLEFAIGIPGSVGGAIWTNAGANSHAIGSLVEKVTVIKEDGEISELFDKDMVFSYRYSNFQEKKWFIWRVVLRLEPSTPADIAKRIRSFWEKRKKQPFSYPSAGCIFKNPPGDYAGRLIEQAGCKGMVIGGAKVSESHANFIINIGGAKARDVLQLMEVIKERVREKFGIELEPEIAIYI from the coding sequence ATGAAGATAGAACGTCTTCTTAGTAAAATAAAGGGTGTTATATTAAAAGGAGAAGCTCTTTCTAATCATACCTCAATAGGCATCGGTGGTCCGGCTGATTACCTTATAATTCCTGAAGATGTGGATGATGTTAGGAGGACGATAACGTTTTGCAATGAGGCAGGTATTAATTTTTTGTTTGTTGGGCATGGGAGTAATATTCTTGTGGGTGATGATGGATTTAGGGGAATAGTTCTAAAATTTAGTGAAGGAAAAAATTTGCAAAACGTATGTTTTCTTGACAAGTTTAGGATCGAGGCCCAGGCTGGGGTTCCTCTTAAAAGGCTTATAAACCTATCTCAAGAGAAAGGGCTTTCCGGTTTAGAGTTTGCTATAGGTATACCTGGTTCTGTAGGAGGGGCTATATGGACAAATGCCGGAGCGAATTCTCATGCGATAGGTTCTCTTGTGGAAAAGGTAACTGTTATAAAGGAAGATGGAGAGATAAGCGAACTTTTCGATAAAGACATGGTTTTTTCTTATAGATATTCTAACTTCCAAGAAAAAAAGTGGTTTATATGGAGAGTAGTCTTACGTTTAGAGCCTTCTACCCCTGCTGATATAGCTAAGAGAATAAGGAGCTTTTGGGAAAAGAGAAAAAAACAACCTTTTTCTTATCCAAGTGCTGGATGTATATTTAAGAATCCTCCAGGAGATTATGCCGGCAGACTAATAGAACAAGCAGGTTGTAAGGGAATGGTCATAGGTGGAGCTAAAGTTTCAGAAAGCCATGCTAACTTTATAATAAATATTGGCGGAGCGAAAGCGAGGGATGTACTTCAACTAATGGAAGTTATAAAAGAAAGAGTAAGGGAAAAATTTGGAATTGAGCTTGAACCTGAAATTGCGATTTATATTTAA